The window TTTTACATGTCATTTGATTTATTTCCAgtctttttatttcaagaaataaaacattataaagttAACCAACCCTTCCCAAAAGTAACCTCCTGTCATGAATTGGTATAAATCATCATAAGTTGTTCATTTGTGATATTTTCTCACATATGTGCATCCATAATAAGTAGAAAtaatttatgcatatttttattcacAAAGATGGCATTATTTTGTAGTCTTCAATGTTTAACTCACCATTTTGATTCTGAACTAGCGGACCCcagagcagggaggcaggagatCCAACTGGGTCAGAAGCTGGACCGTTTGGAGGTATTTTAAGGATTACTTTCCAATTCACCTCATCAAAACTTGGGATTTGGATCCAAGTCACAACTATATATTTGGGTTTCACCCCCATGGAGTGCTTGTTGCTGGAGCCTTTGGAAATTTTTGTACAAATCATTCAGACTTCGAGGAGCTGTTTCCTGGCTTCACTGCGTATCTTCATGGCATAGAAATCCATAGTGCAGATCCTGATTTCACTGTCTGGATCAAAAAGTGTCAAGAGGCTCAGAATGGATCACAGTCTGAGGTGTCTGATTCTCAAAGGACTCATCAGTCAAAAATCAAGTATGAATGGTATCAAACAGAATCTCAAATAATCATTACACTTATGATCAAGAATGTTCAGAAGAATAATGTAAATGTGGAATTTTCAGAAAAAGAGTTGTCTGCTTTGGTGAAACTTCCTTCAGGAGAGGATTACAATTTGAAACTCAGACTTCTTCATCCTATAATACCAGAACAGAGCACATTTAAAGTACTTTCGACAaagattgaaattaaaatgaaaaagacagaggCTGTGAGATGGGAAAAGCTAGAGGGGCAAGGAGATGTGCTTAAACCAAAACAGGTCATAGCAGATGTAAAGAACTTATATCCATTGTCATCTCATTATACAAGAAATTGGGATAAATTGGTTGGTGAgatcaaagaagaagaaaaaaatgagaagttggAGGGAGATGCAgctttaaacaaattatttcagcAGATCTATTCAGATGGTTCTGATGAAGTGAAACGTGCCATGAACAAATCATTTATGGAGTCTGGTGGTACAGTTTTGAGTACCAACTGGTCTGATGTAGGTAGAAGGAAAGTTGAAATCAACCCTCCTGATGATATGGACTGGAAAAAgtactaaataaattaatttgctatcactgtaaaaaaaaaatccatcatttaaatctatgcacttttttttttaaagggcagaattaatattttattgtcactTATAATCAGATGATAGTTGGGTATATAGTCTTCATACTTGATCTTTCcttttggtaaataaaaaaaattacaagttttCAACAGCCATGGGCTGGTTATGTTTTCAGAAAATGTAATTAGATTAATTCATTTATGGTGGCTCAGTCTCTACAGAGAAGGATAAAACAAAGTCTTCTAAAGAAAGCTGTTTTGACAAAAAAGATCactaatggaaaattattttatctctacAGAATCAGGAATATATGTTCTTCCCACAACAGTATCTACTactgaaaactaatgaaaaatcTCTTGCAAATCAAAAGATATATTCTgatgtatttttatatccatcctccaaattttaatttgttaGGTAGGTACACTCTGGAGAGATAATCTGATGATAGGAAGGTCAAAGCTTGAATTTCTGCCTTCATTTTAGAGTCTaccattatttccatttcttttcttcaaaatggTTGGCAAGTAACATAAGGTATTTTTAGGACACTGTCAAGTTTCATTTGGTCCCGTTTTGTCAGTGGAATTAAAGTATCTCTAGGTATATTTAACTGTTTAATATCAGAAGGGAGGAGACCAAGCCATCTGATAGCTGGAACTGTGAGATTATGAGCTTCAAAAGACATTGCCATAGATCCATACTTATAGATGCATATGATTTCTATGCATAGTTGTCGTCTTAGCTCCAACCCATATTTTGAATCTTACAAAATTTTGCAGAAATCTCATCTGCCAGTTATCTGCTTTACCCAGGATGGAGAGGCTAGAATTGTATTTAGAggataaataataagtaaatacaattctaaaacaagaaaaccatacaaatatataaaacaaaagttttcagACAATGGATAACAGGCAGTGCAGGACTATGATCcctgaagaaatggagaaaaacaaactgaaCCTTACAGTTGAACTAATTTGCCAGTTTCAAGGCTATAGCACAGGAAAGGGCAACCTAGACAGAGTCTGGATCTTTGGCTGAGTTGAAGAGCTAGATACAAGAGTTCAGAGAGGCGAAAGTCCCTAGAATTTGCAGGACAAAGTAGTACAGAATACAGAACTCTGAGAGATAGGTTGGGACCTGGAAGAGtctttggctttgtttttggCTGTGCATGCAGTAAAAGAATATAACTGGGTCCAAGGAAATGACTTATGGAGTAGATTCTAGGAAAAACAAAGTAATTCCTAGACCTTACACAGGACTGGGAATAAAGTATTTATGATTCCATAAGCCAAAGTGGAAAGATCTTATATTACACAGGGCAATCAAATAGAATTCTCAGAAAATTATTGCCTTAATTATGGGATTAAAATCATCCAAGACTAAAGGCTGTTCTTCATCTACCTGGTAATCTTAAAATAGTAAAAGGATCCAGTTTCAAGTACTTACCTATCCACTGTTTAAAGAAATTTGACTGAATCCAGCAACCAAGAATGTAAAATTCACAATATCTGTCATATGattaaaaatcatgaaacatgcaaagaaacaagaggACATGATCCACagtaaggagaaaaatagaaaactcaatCAACAGAAACAAATCTAGAAATAATAGATATGATGAAGCTAGCAGACAAACTATTTAAAACAGACcttatagatataaaatatatattcacaaaagtaaaggaaaacatggacatgatagagaaaggaaaaaaatatataaaaggtcCAAATAGAActtctcaaaatgaaaatatacctgaaatttaaaaacacactgtATAGGATTTAAAGCAGACCAGATACTACAGAAGATAACATCAGTGAATTTGAAGAAATAGCAATAGAAACTCTAACAGaagcacaaagagaaaacaaaatgaatagagCATCAGTTACCTGTGGGATAATATGAAATGGTCTACATATGTATAAGTGGAATCTAGAAACAGGCAGGCACCaaagaagttttaaagaaaaaatggccaaaacattttccaaatttgatgaaaaactaaacagatccaagaagctcaaagaATTACAAGCagaacatatataaagaaaaacattacaaGGCACAACATCAAATTGTTGAACATCAATGatagaaagaacatttttaaaaaagattttatttatttattcatgaaagacaaagagagaggcagagacacaggcagggggagaagcaggctccatgcagggagcctgacgcgggactcaatcccaggtctccagaatcacaccctgggctgaaggcagcactaaaccactgagccacccaggctgcccaagagaacatcttaaaagcagacagaggagtgcctgggtggcacaattaaGTGCCAGAcccttggcttcagctcaggacatgatcttggggttgtgggattgagcccgagtgagatggagcccagagtggggctccatgctcagtgaggagtctgcttaaatttctctctccctctccactccccaccacctctctctccaaaaaaaaaaaaaaaaaaaaaaaaaaaaagcagccagagaaagagaacacattatatagaaggaaagaatcaaaacatatttctcatcagaaactatgaAAGTCAGGGGGCACTTTGGTGGTTcagtcgttaagcatctgcctttggctcaggtcatgatcccagagtcctgaaattgagtcctgcatcaggctccctgcatgagcagggagaagcagaagcctgcttctccctctgcctgtgtctctgcttctcatgaataaataaataaaatcttaaaaaaaaaaaaaactacgaaagtgagaaaaatatgaagaagtaTCTTTAAAgcattggaaaaaaattatcaatccaaaaaaattatcatccatcaaaaatatctttcaaagttGAAGTCataataaagactttttcagagaaacaaaaactgagggagTTTGTCACTGTCACAAACAGGACATTTTTATATAATCCATTAggtaaaggagaaaacaaaagggaaattagtatcttgaactgaatgaaaatgaaaatatatgtaatgatgtggatggaactagagggttttattttaaatgaaataagtcagagaaagacaaatacatgatttcactcatatgtggaatttaagaaacaaaagagatgaacataggggaagagaaagaaaaataagataaaaacacagagggaagcaaaccataagagactcttaactataggaaacaaattgaggtgagtaacagggtgatgggcattaaggaggtcacctgatataatgagcactgggtgttatatgcaactgatgagttactacattctacccctgaaactaataacacactgtatgttaactaaattgaatttaaatacaaaaaattttaaatgaaaatgtaatgtgTAAAACTTTGTAAGATACTGCTGAAGCAgtacttagaggaaaatttatgaCATTATTCCTTTCACTACAAAACAATTAAAGTCTCAGATAAAGAGGGAAAATTACATCCAAagtaagaagaaaacaataacaaaaataacaaaaattaatgaaatagaaaacataaagagaaatcaatgaaTCCAAATGTCATTTCTTTGTAAAGAGCaaaaaattgataaagaaaaaaggagagaaaaataatttattattattattatctttttaattattatttttttttatttacgatagtcacacacacagagagaggcagagacacaggcagagggagaagcaggctccatgccccgggagcccgacgtgggattcgatcccgggtctccaggatcgtgccctgggccaaaggcaggcgccaaactgctgtgccacccagggatcccaaagagagaaaaataaatataaaaattaccaaTAGTAAGCTTGGAAGAGAGGCTATCACTATAGATCTTACAGATATTAAAGGataatttggaatattttgaacaattttatGCTAATACATTtgacaaattaaatgaaatagagaaattcTTTGTAAGatagaaaccacaaaaaaaaaaagaaaccacaaaaactTAAGaagtttcttccttctttttttttttttttaaaagatttttatttatttattcatgagagacacagagaaagaggcagagacagaggcagaaggagaagcagactccatgcagggagcctgatgtacttgatcctggtactccagaatcacgccctgagccaaagacagacgctcaactgagccacccaggcatcccaagaagtttcttcttcttaagaaaactatttcttttaaagaaaattatcttaaGAAGAAATAGATTACCTGGAAAGATCTATATctagtttttttctcttatagtctttatttattccaggtttattgagatataattgacatataacttgtatatatttgaagtgtacaatgtgatgacttgatatatgtatgtattgaaCAATGGTATATTATGGTAAAGTTTAACACATCtatcacttcacatagttacctttgtgtgtgtgtataataagaATATTTAAGGTCTACTCTTTTAGAAATGTTCACATATGCAATACAGCATTGCTAACCATAGTTACCATATTGTACATtaaatccccagaacttactcatcttctacctggaagtttgtaccctttgaccatcACACCACCCATTTCTCCTAtacccccagcctctggcaaccaccaatctactgtTTCCATTCTGATGATCTTTAATTACACAATAATGTATCTGGGTGTGGCTTTTTTCCTTATCCCTTGTTTAGCACTCTTTCAATCCTTTCAATCTGAAACtattattctttataatataGGAATATGATTTgcgagaattttaaaaacaatatataaagtGTTTCATATGTgtagtactcagtaaatattaaatgcTATTATTTGTCTAAGTGCCATGACTGGCCAAATAAGTAAGTATTTGGTATTTCTTTCAATATTGCTAGCTCCAGTAGAGTAATGGCATTGTCTTCTTTACTATTGTGTCCCCAGTTCCTAGGAAAATATCAGTACATAATAggtattcaatatatatttcttggatAAATATATGGATAAAAGAATTACTGAATTACtatatggagaaaatataaagattGTGTACATACAGATTCAGATTGATTACAGGTGATTATATACATACTAGATTTTATTATGTATGTCAAGTAATTTCTAAGTTTTGTTTAACTGAAGATGTCAACTACATATACAATTACAgagtagattttattatttataacattGAATATTgaataacataaataatttttactggAATTTTCTACCTCACCATTAGAAGTTGAATTCACTAGGTTTCAGTGTTAGGTTTCTTCTCCCCACATTCTCAAGGGCTGGCAAACATATACACTGTGTATCTTCTATTGCCATCTCTATGCTAACAACTCCAAATATATATCTTCaaccagtttctctctctcattcgcTCTCTCACCTCTCTATTGATTTATAAGTCAAATTGTCTACATCAACATTTGCCTATTAATAGGCATTTCAAATCAACATGTCCAAAAATGAACTATACTTACTCCCAAACACAATGCTCCTATAAATTTCCCCTACTTGGTGTGACCTCAAACCCAACAAAAACCTATACATTGTCCTCAGATTTCCACCTCACTTTATTTCTCCAATCTATcaatcataaaattaattttggtcaATTGACTTATCTGCCTTCCAATGACACCATTCAAAGACAAGTCATCATGATCTGATTCCAGATTTATGAGACTTCCAAGTGTTTCCCACCTCCAATATGTCCCCTCCAATTCATTCTCACACACAGCACAGTGGTACTCAAAGTTAGATGAACACAAGAAGAATCATCTCAGGAGTTAGGAAGTACTAATCCCTGGTTCTGACACATAAATATTGTACCTCAGTTAGTCTTGGACAAGCCCAAGCatctgtatatttaaaagttaccTAGGGTTGACTTTCAGTTCATTTGGGGAtagagagagcaggaaggagcaTTTCTTTCATTGTTACAATAAAAAAGAGGCAAACTAACCTCAAATTTTTGAAGCTGTCAGACAGCTGAGGTCACAGTGCAACGAACTGACCCAAAATCTAAGGAAAGACCAATGTTTACAGGAAGAGTAGAGATATAAGCACTAATTTACTTGAGTCAGGCACAACCAGAGACTGGTAAGATAAATATAGCTAAAATAATTGAAGAATTCCTGAAGGCTGAATGGGAGCTGTCAGCACAATATGAAAATCATAAGGCCTGTAGAAATGGACAGTGTCTATACCCTCATATGGGCTCTTTCTCCACAAACCTTACCAGCACTtaccaaaaaaattagaaagagccCTCATAAAGCGTCTGTTTTGCGGTCTAGAAAAGGACATCTCACTCTGAGATTCTCCACTATGGAATGAAAGTCTTAATCTTTCATTACAAAGGTCACAAATACTATTGTACTTAGGGTGCTGATGAAAAGTCATTGCAGCCGGGAAGAACAGGGGTAAAGAGCCCTACTCTtggcagagaggcaggagaaCTGAGGAGAACACACTCCCAGAAGTTTAGGGATCCATGGATCTTGTTTAAAAACTaaggtttagggatccctgggttgtgcagcggtttagcgcctgcctttggcccagggcgtgatcctggagacctgggatcgaatcccacgtcgggctctccgtgcatggagcctgcttctccctctgcctgtgtctctgcctctctctctctctctctctctctgtgtgtgtgtgactatcataaataaatattttaaaaaaaacccaaaaaactaagGTTTAGTCAGAAAAAAAGTGTGACTaactcccttctctctgcccctctcagcaCCTTTCCCCTTCAAGTTAACAAACTTGGAATAAAAATTAACAGCAAAATACTGCTGGGTGAGTAACTGGAAATGTACAATAAGATACAAAGTGATCTCTGAGACATATAACAAAGTGAAGACCTAAAGTTGAGGGTTGAACAAATATTATTCTGGTAATCCAAACCTGCCCTAAACACAAAATATAGCtacaggaatttaaaaattagacagCTCAACTCCTATCTAGATTAATCCCCCACCTTTCCTCCAGCTAAAGACCTAGCAGGAAGAGAGGTACCTGTTTCCAGGCATAGAAACTATTCTACCGTCCTATACAAAAAAATTGGttttcagggggcacctggccggctcagttggTAGGACACATGACTtttgaccttggggttgtaaatttgagtcccacactgggtgtagagattacttaaaaataaaatcttaaaaaaataaaaaaataaaatcttaaaaaaaatgtggctttCAGCCTGGCCTcactggggtaggggtgggaggggacagggTGGGCACAAGCAACGTCAGAGGTGACTGGGAGTCTGCTACAGCGCTGGGGCGCCAGTTTTAGGAGAGGCGCTGACTTTGACTCTTGGGGCCAGCTGGTGGAGGCGATAGACAAATATCAGATATTAGCAAGACATCTACAAAAAGAGGCCCACGGTCAACACAATAATTCTGAACTCacaatagaacaaaacaaaaaaaacataggcagaatTGCAACATGCTTGGAGTAATGAAGTGCAGCTTTACAGTCCACACAGAAGAATTTAAACTGGAGGACCTGAAGCTAGAACCAATCCTAAAGAATATTCTTACATATAATAAAGAATTCCCATTTGACGTTCAGCCTGTTCTTTTAAGAAGAATTTTAGCACCTGGTAAAGAAGAGCATTTGGAACTTGAAGAAGAGGATGGTGTTAGAGCAGGGTCTCCTGATTCCTTTCCTGCTAGAGTTCCCGGCACTTTACTACAAGCTGCAGACAGAACCAGGGATGAGGTCATTCACTATCAGAATTGAGAAAACTGGCCTGAAGGATGCAGAGTGTGCATCGATCCCTTTATTACAGTTAGTGTAAATGATCTGAATTGCATAGATTTAACTCCTGTGGCTTCaagaaaagaagatatataaattcattttaatgtggACACTGAGTTCCAGAAGCATgttgaaaaataaaccaaagattCAGCTATCTTCCTTGAATTCAAACACTGcaagccagggcacctgggtggctcagtgtttgagcatctgccttcagctggggtcctgattctggggttctgggatagagtcccacattggactctccacagggagcttgcttctccctctgcctgtgtctctgcctctctctctctcatgaataaataaataaaatcttaaaaaacaacactATAAGCCTAAAAGGTTCACCAGCTCCAAGTGCTTTGCTTTCATGGAGACGGATGAAATTAAAGCTGGGCGGATTGTAATACTACTGTATAAGTAacccactgactttttttttttttttaagattttgtttattcatgagagagagagagatagagagagagagaggcagagacagacaaaggcagagggagaagcaggctccatgcagggagcccgacatgggactggatctcgggtctccaggatcacaccc is drawn from Vulpes lagopus strain Blue_001 chromosome 8, ASM1834538v1, whole genome shotgun sequence and contains these coding sequences:
- the LOC121497730 gene encoding protein SGT1 homolog; protein product: MAISKGLFGGDILAYLARSGQSYNDVQNMISRQRQQQVKKKLEDWMSLRTPEQGGRRSNWVRSWTVWRYFKDYFPIHLIKTWDLDPSHNYIFGFHPHGVLVAGAFGNFCTNHSDFEELFPGFTAYLHGIEIHSADPDFTVWIKKCQEAQNGSQSEVSDSQRTHQSKIKYEWYQTESQIIITLMIKNVQKNNVNVEFSEKELSALVKLPSGEDYNLKLRLLHPIIPEQSTFKVLSTKIEIKMKKTEAVRWEKLEGQGDVLKPKQVIADVKNLYPLSSHYTRNWDKLVGEIKEEEKNEKLEGDAALNKLFQQIYSDGSDEVKRAMNKSFMESGGTVLSTNWSDVGRRKVEINPPDDMDWKKY